The Montipora foliosa isolate CH-2021 chromosome 14, ASM3666993v2, whole genome shotgun sequence genome window below encodes:
- the LOC137984984 gene encoding threonine synthase-like 2, whose translation MKYRSTRGKVQALSFEDVLFSGYASDGGLFMPEQIPVVDKTTLERWKQLSYVDLTKKVMSLFIPLDEISAADLSDLIDKAFAEYEHKDIVCLTRVSKFHFLELFHGKTLAFKDYALATVGMLIDYFLNKRKKNTIILVGTSGDTGSAAIESVRRSEWVDIIVLFPKGRCNQVQELQMTTVMDQNVHVVRTEGTSDDLDVPIKQCFTDHAYAEANHLCSINSINWARIMGQLVHFFYAYFRTCKEVGETVTFVIPTGALGHCAAGSLVHKMGLPVQLVCAVNENDIFHRALSTSDFTMSENVVQTWSSAMDIQVPYNIERLLLLFSDMDYALVDSLMQEFEQRNSLKIPQDLLLKMRQVISSASVSRDQTLQTMKECWDEYQYCLCPHTAVGVTVVWDQRHTNDIKTPTVCIATASPAKFPEAVKAAGIEMPLTPSLAQLFSSPTRCKEMKKGEDWFLILRSMIDEISRKHLGNPFDPFHPNGFLLKAADPR comes from the exons ATGAAATATAGAAGCACGCGAGGAAAAGTACAAGCTTTATCATTTGAAGACGTGCTGTTTAGTGGCTATGCAAGTGATGGTGGATTGTTTATGCCAGAGCAGATTCCAGTTGTGGATAAAACTACCTTAGAGAGATGGAAACAGCTGTCGTACGTGGATCTTACCAAAAAAGTGATGTCACTGTTTATTCCATTGGACGAAATCAGTGCTGCAGACTTGAGTG ATCTTATCGATAAAGCATTTGCGGAGTATGAACATAAGGATATTGTTTGTCTAACAAGGGTCAGCAAGTTTCACTTCCTTGAACTTTTTCATGGAAAGACACTGGCCTTTAAGGACTATGCACTGGCTACTGTTGGGATGCTCATAGATTATTTTTTGaacaagagaaagaaaaacacaatAATTCTTGTTGGGACTTCTGGCGACACAGGGAGCGCTGCAATTGAAAGTGTCCGCAGATCAGAGTGGGTCGATATCATTGTGTTGTTCCCCAAAGGACGCTGCAATCAAGTTCAAGAATTACAAATGACAACTGTTATGGACCAAAATGTACATGTCGTTAGAACAGAAGGAACATCAGATGATTTGGATGTACCAATCAAACAATGCTTCACTGATCATGCTTATGCTGAAGCTAACCATCTTTGTTCAATAAACTCTATCAACTGGGCACGCATAATGGGGCAACTGGTTCATTTTTTCTACGCTTATTTTCGAACTTGTAAAGAAGTTGGGGAAACTGTGACATTTGTGATACCAACAGGAGCTTTAGGACATTGTGCAG CTGGTTCACTTGTACATAAAATGGGTCTTCCCGTGCAATTGGTCTGTGCAGTGAATGAGAATGACATTTTCCATCGTGCATTATCAACTAGCGACTTCACAATGTCAGAGAATGTCGTGCAAACCTGGTCATCTGCCATGGACATTCAG GTCCCTTATAATATTGAGCGTCTCCTGCTTCTTTTCTCTGACATGGACTATGCTCTTGTTGACTCTTTGATGCAAGAATTTGAACAGAGAAATTCCCTGAAGATTCCTCAGGACCTGCTGCTTAAG ATGCGTCAGGTAATTTCCTCTGCTTCTGTGTCACGTGATCAAACATTGCAAACTATGAAGGAATGTTGGGATGAGTACCAGTACTGTCTCTGTCCACACACGGCTGTTGGCGTTACGGTGGTCTGGGACCAAAG GCACACCAACGATATCAAGACTCCAACAGTTTGTATAGCGACTGCCAGTCCGGCCAAGTTCCCCGAGGCAGTGAAGGCTGCTGGCATAGAAATGCCGCTGACCCCTAGCCTGGCTCAGCTTTTTAGCAGTCCTACTCGttgcaaagaaatgaaaaagggaGAAGACTGGTTTCTCATTCTGCGAAGTATGATAGATGAAATTTCTCGGAAACATCTCGGGAATCCATTCGACCCGTTTCATCCCAACGGCTTTCTATTAAAAGCCGCAGATCCAAGATAA